From Ignisphaera aggregans DSM 17230, the proteins below share one genomic window:
- a CDS encoding ABC transporter related (COGs: COG0444 ABC-type dipeptide/oligopeptide/nickel transport system ATPase component~InterPro IPR003439:IPR003593:IPR017871~KEGG: dtu:Dtur_0218 ABC transporter related~PFAM: ABC transporter related~SMART: AAA ATPase~SPTR: B8E1M2 ABC transporter related~PFAM: ABC transporter; Oligopeptide/dipeptide transporter, C-terminal region) — protein MPLLSVENLTKVFESGIVRRRRIVAVDNVTFNINEGEIVSLVGESGSGKTTTAKMILRILPPTSGKIIFEGKDIWRDIRKFDEVKNYWREVHAVFQDPYASYNPFYPIDRVLKQALKLLNIDPNTSEGKSLINEALSYVGLQPGEVLGKYPHQLSGGQRQRIMIARCWLLKPKLVLADEPVSMVDASLRGAIIDLFIRMRDYYKTSVMFITHDLGLAYYASDRILVMYRGKIVDEGTPDELLKSPKHEYTKQLLESVPTLYRRWTF, from the coding sequence ATGCCCTTATTAAGTGTTGAAAATCTAACTAAGGTATTTGAATCAGGGATTGTACGGAGGAGAAGAATAGTGGCTGTTGATAATGTGACTTTTAATATTAATGAGGGTGAAATTGTATCCCTTGTTGGAGAGTCTGGTTCAGGTAAAACTACAACAGCTAAAATGATACTTAGAATACTTCCTCCAACATCTGGTAAAATAATATTTGAAGGCAAAGATATATGGAGGGATATAAGGAAATTTGATGAGGTAAAGAATTATTGGAGGGAGGTTCATGCAGTATTCCAAGATCCCTACGCAAGTTATAATCCATTCTATCCAATAGATAGAGTGTTAAAACAAGCATTAAAACTACTCAATATAGATCCTAATACATCTGAGGGGAAAAGTCTTATTAATGAGGCACTATCCTATGTAGGTTTACAGCCAGGTGAGGTACTGGGTAAATATCCGCATCAGCTATCAGGAGGACAGAGACAGAGGATAATGATTGCCCGTTGCTGGCTCTTAAAACCAAAACTTGTTTTAGCTGACGAACCAGTATCAATGGTTGATGCATCGCTACGTGGAGCCATCATAGATCTATTTATACGTATGAGAGACTACTACAAAACTTCAGTTATGTTTATCACACATGATCTTGGGTTAGCATACTATGCATCCGATAGAATTCTAGTTATGTATAGAGGTAAGATAGTTGATGAAGGTACACCAGATGAGTTATTAAAGAGTCCTAAACATGAATATACAAAGCAACTTTTAGAAAGTGTACCAACTCTATATAGAAGGTGGACTTTCTAG